A genomic stretch from Erigeron canadensis isolate Cc75 chromosome 9, C_canadensis_v1, whole genome shotgun sequence includes:
- the LOC122582821 gene encoding chaperone protein dnaJ 50 isoform X2 yields MGTPSFHHYAVVSILIIFFIQPSISIYCDEDDCYDLLGVSQNANASEIKRAYYKLSLKHHPDKNPDPESKKLFVKVANAYEILKDDVTRAQYDYAIEHPEEVFYNTARYYHAYYGHKTDPRAVLIGLLLVLSGIQYLNQWTRYHQAIDMVKRTPAYKNKLKALELERTGAMSSKKKGGYKIDKKMQDDLSKELELQIKGAEKPTMWGLLGVRFILLPYTLGKLVLWYGSWYWRYKINRTSYSWEDASYLTRRALGAPPDSWEYLDDSTKKDLISRRLWVKSNLDSYLSEMRKESKRRR; encoded by the exons ATGGGTACGCCGTCGTTTCATCATTACGCCGTCGTTTCAATCCTCATAATCTTTTTCATACAACCTTCGATCTCTATCTATTGTGACGAAGATGATTGCTACGATCTACTTGG gGTTTCGCAAAATGCAAATGCATCAGAAATCAAGCGAGCTTACTATAAGCTCTCATTGAAAca TCACCCTGATAAAAACCCGGATCCGGAATCGAAAAAATTGTTTGTCAAAGTTGCAAATGCTTATGAG attttaaaagatgatgttaCGAGAGCGCAATATGATTATGCAATTGAGCATCCAGAGGAG GTCTTTTATAATACAGCTCGATATTATCATGCCTACTATGGTCATAAAACG GATCCTCGTGCTGTTTTGATAGGTCTTCTTTTAGTTCTCTCAGGGATTCAATATCTGAACCAGTGGACAAGGTATCATCAG GCTATTGACATGGTCAAGAGGACACCGGCTtataaaaataagttaaaagctTTGGAACTGGAGCGCACTGGGGCTATGTCAAGCAAGAAGAAAGGTGGTTACAAGATAGACAA GAAAATGCAGGACGACCTTAGCAAGGAACTTGAATTGCAGATAAAAGGTGCTGAAAAGCCAACAATGTGGGGACTTCTTGGTGTGCGTTTTATACTCTTGCCATACACTCTTGGAAAG CTAGTTTTATGGTATGGATCTTGGTATTGGAGGTACAAAATAAACCGAACTTCATATTCTTGGGAAGATGCATCTTATTTGACAAGACGAGCACTTGGGGCACCTCCTGATTCATGGGAATACCTTG ATGACTCAACCAAGAAAGATCTCATTAGCAGGCGCTTATGGGTCAAGTCCAACTTAGATAGTTACCTTTCAGAGATGCGAAAAGAGTCAAAACGGAGAAG GTAA
- the LOC122582821 gene encoding chaperone protein dnaJ 50 isoform X1, which yields MGTPSFHHYAVVSILIIFFIQPSISIYCDEDDCYDLLGVSQNANASEIKRAYYKLSLKHHPDKNPDPESKKLFVKVANAYEILKDDVTRAQYDYAIEHPEEVFYNTARYYHAYYGHKTDPRAVLIGLLLVLSGIQYLNQWTRYHQAIDMVKRTPAYKNKLKALELERTGAMSSKKKGGYKIDKKMQDDLSKELELQIKGAEKPTMWGLLGVRFILLPYTLGKLVLWYGSWYWRYKINRTSYSWEDASYLTRRALGAPPDSWEYLDDSTKKDLISRRLWVKSNLDSYLSEMRKESKRRR from the exons ATGGGTACGCCGTCGTTTCATCATTACGCCGTCGTTTCAATCCTCATAATCTTTTTCATACAACCTTCGATCTCTATCTATTGTGACGAAGATGATTGCTACGATCTACTTGG gGTTTCGCAAAATGCAAATGCATCAGAAATCAAGCGAGCTTACTATAAGCTCTCATTGAAAca TCACCCTGATAAAAACCCGGATCCGGAATCGAAAAAATTGTTTGTCAAAGTTGCAAATGCTTATGAG attttaaaagatgatgttaCGAGAGCGCAATATGATTATGCAATTGAGCATCCAGAGGAG GTCTTTTATAATACAGCTCGATATTATCATGCCTACTATGGTCATAAAACG GATCCTCGTGCTGTTTTGATAGGTCTTCTTTTAGTTCTCTCAGGGATTCAATATCTGAACCAGTGGACAAGGTATCATCAG GCTATTGACATGGTCAAGAGGACACCGGCTtataaaaataagttaaaagctTTGGAACTGGAGCGCACTGGGGCTATGTCAAGCAAGAAGAAAGGTGGTTACAAGATAGACAA GAAAATGCAGGACGACCTTAGCAAGGAACTTGAATTGCAGATAAAAGGTGCTGAAAAGCCAACAATGTGGGGACTTCTTGGTGTGCGTTTTATACTCTTGCCATACACTCTTGGAAAG CTAGTTTTATGGTATGGATCTTGGTATTGGAGGTACAAAATAAACCGAACTTCATATTCTTGGGAAGATGCATCTTATTTGACAAGACGAGCACTTGGGGCACCTCCTGATTCATGGGAATACCTTG ATGACTCAACCAAGAAAGATCTCATTAGCAGGCGCTTATGGGTCAAGTCCAACTTAGATAGTTACCTTTCAGAGATGCGAAAAGAGTCAAAACGGAGAAGGTAA
- the LOC122583227 gene encoding uncharacterized protein LOC122583227, translating into MCDKRIPLKLKGKFYRVAIRPTMLYGSECWAMTKAQASRVEVAEMRMLRWTCEKTLSDRIPTGVFRAELEVGAIINKLREGCLRWFGHVRRSDRTTLLRRAESIHVDGI; encoded by the coding sequence ATGTGCGACAAGAGGATCCCACTAAAACTGAAAGGCAAGTTCTACAGAGTGGCGATTAGACCGACTATGTTATACGGGTCAGAATGTTGGGCGATGACGAAAGCCCAAGCGTCTCGAGTGGAGGTGGCTGAGATGAGGATGCTAAGGTGGACTTGCGAGAAGACCCTATCAGACAGGATCCCCACGGGAGTTTTTAGAGCCGAACTTGAAGTAGGGgccatcattaacaagctaaggGAAGGGTgcttgagatggtttggccaCGTTAGGAGAAGTGATCGAACAACACTACTAAGGAGAGCGGAGTCTATTCACGTTGACGGCATATGA
- the LOC122583228 gene encoding craniofacial development protein 2-like, with product MTERLKDYVVLVKRYGDRLMLVRLVTQEETINMINAYAPSWGRRAEEKKCFWDSLDELVRSCPDDQRLVLEGDLNRHIGVESDGYPGVHGGLGFGVKNEDGRTILEFATAHDLVIANSFFRKRDHQLITFQSSLNETQIDYFLVRKGNFRACKDCKVLPSEAGYSQHRLLVIDLLLSRRAR from the coding sequence ATGACCGAACGACTTAAAGACTATGTAGTGCTCGTCAAAAGATACGGGGATAGGCTGATGTTGGTGAGATTGGTGACACAAGAGGAGACAATAAACATGATCAACGCGTATGCTCCCAGTTGGGGACGGAGAGCGGAAGAGAAGAAGTGTTTTTGGGACTCACTCGATGAGCTTGTGAGGAGTTGCCCTGATGATCAACGATTAGTCTTAGAAGGAGACTTAAACAGGCATATAGGAGTAGAGTCAGACGGCTACCCGGGTGTTCACGGGGGATTAGGGTTTGGAGTTAAGAATGAAGATGGACGCACGATATTGGAGTTTGCTACTGCACACGACCTGGTTATCGCAAACTCTTTCTTCCGGAAGAGGGATCATCAGTTGATTACCTTTCAGAGTAGCCTAAATGAAACTCAGATCGACTACTTCTTGGTGCGTAAAGGCAATTTTAGGGCATGCAAAGATTGCAAGGTCCTCCCTAGTGAGGCTGGCTACTCCCAACATAGACTGTTGGTCATAGATTTGCTCTTGAGTAGACGAGCAAGATAA
- the LOC122582002 gene encoding probable pyruvate, phosphate dikinase regulatory protein, chloroplastic, giving the protein MEPEKKTMTSPITEPFLASNGRKPTNQTSRWSRARVIKSGRKLDRPVQEQKHHHENENIKSSVDPQPKGLIIDESLENERTEEAQVVVVRSGKEIYMVSDGSGRTAEHSVNAALGQFEHFIVDRGCPVNPRLFSGINDTERLMEIIMQAAKEDALLIYTLAEEKMAASARHACKVWGVRSIDILRPIIDAIASYLGVSPSGLPRGAPGRKFPLTEEYFKRIDAIEFTIKQDDGALPQNLHKADIVVAGVSRSGKTPLSIYLAQKGFKVANVPIVKGVDLPKSLFEIDPKKVFALTINPVMLQTIRRERAKSLGFVEDERSSYAEMLHVREELDYASKIFEQNPTWPVIEVTGKAIEEIAVIVLRLYQDRKHVSSMPRISKLY; this is encoded by the exons ATGGAACCAGAGAAGAAAACCATGACATCACCAATCACCGAACCATTTCTGGCATCAAACGGACGTAAACCCACTAACCAGACCTCCCGCTGGTCCAGAGCTCGAGTGATCAAATCCGGTCGTAAACTAGACCGTCCGGTTCAAGAACAAAAACATCATCacgaaaatgaaaatataaaatcatcTGTTGATCCACAGCCAAAAGGATTAATTATTGATGAGTCATtagaaaatgaaagaacagAGGAAGCCCAGGTTGTTGTTGTTAGAAGTGGGAAAGAGATATACATGGTTTCAGATGGGTCGGGTCGGACTGCAGAGCATTCTGTTAATGCTGCGTTGGGTCAGTTTGAACATTTTATAGTGGACCGTGGCTGTCCTGTTAATCCTCGTTTGTTCTCAGGG ATCAATGACACAGAACGGCTTATGGAGATAATCATGCAAGCAGCCAAAGAAGATGCACTACTTATTTACACACTAGCTGAAGAAAAAATGGCTGCTTCAGCTCGACATGCTTGCAAGGTATGGGGTGTGCGATCCATTGATATACTTAGGCCTATTATAGATGCAATTGCTTCCTATTTAGGCGTTTCGCCTTCTGGGCTTCCTCGTGGGGCCCCTGGGAGGAAATTTCCACTAACCGAAGAATACTTCAAAAGAATAGATGCTATTGAGTTTACCATTAAACAAGATGATGGAGCTTTACCTCAGAATTTGCACAAGGCTGACATTGTTGTTGCTGGTGTTTCACGATCTGGGAAAACTCCATTGTCTATTTATTTGGCTCAAAAGGGATTTAAAGTGGCAAATGTGCCTATTGTAAAGGGTGTTGACTTACCAAAGAGTTTGTTTGAGATTGACCCGAAGAAAGTCTTTGCATTGACTATAAATCCTGTTATGTTGCAAACTATAAGACGAGAAAGAGCAAAGAGTTTGGGTTTTGTTGAAGACGAGAGAAGTAGTTATGCAGAGATGTTGCATGTTAGAGAGGAGCTGGATTATGCTAGCAAGATCTTCGAACAGAATCCCACTTGGCCAGTAATTG AAGTTACTGGGAAAGCAATAGAAGAAATCGCTGTCATTGTATTGAGACTTTACCAAGACAGGAAACATGTGTCTTCAATGCCAAGAATCTCAAAGCTCTACTAG
- the LOC122582005 gene encoding uncharacterized protein LOC122582005 — protein MESMDLGYICPYEKGSAQKISVCDDILNMKSDSFQVDMEPFSHLNNKDLLNYNNSRYNLQGSLSKKEEKKKMSTPSLDKERHASSSPKGMMSEKLTPTTVGTAEPQVHHQISIVTSATTTTATGTPTKSRLIGKRSSSFKQTSIINPRRIMFFFATLSSMGTILLIYFTLSMAKHNGGDNLLDQ, from the exons ATGGAGTCAATGGATTTGGGGTATATATGCCCTTATGAAAAGGGTAGTGCTCAGAAAATCTCAGTTTGTGATGATATTTTGAACATGAAGTCTGATAGCTTCCAAGTGGATATGGAACCTTTCTCACATCTCAACAACAAAGATCTTCTTAACTATAATAACTCAAGATATAat TTGCAAGGAAGTTTatcaaaaaaagaagaaaagaagaagatgagtACTCCAAGTCTTGACAAAGAAAGACATGCTAGTTCTTCACCTAAAG GTATGATGTCCGAAAAATTAACACCAACTACAGTAGGAACAGCCGAGCCACAAGTCCATCACCAGATTAGTATCGTTACCAGCGCGACTACGACTACCGCCACAGGAACGCCAACAAAAAGTAGACTCATCGGCAAACGATCAAGTAGTTTTAAACAAACGTCGATCATCAACCCTAGAAGAATCATGTTCTTCTTTGCTACTTT GTCAAGTATGGGAACTATCCTACTGATATACTTCACCCTCTCCATGGCAAAGCATAATGGAGGTGACAACTTGCTTGATCAGTAG
- the LOC122582003 gene encoding uncharacterized protein LOC122582003, protein MKKINGYFSNQSMKEFTVKGIRDAIDEILLTNIYGVTRWSKLVPRKVNVLVWRILINRISTRINLVNKGVDIPSSLCPLCGNSIETCNHIFGQCAVASRLWSLVTKWLQIAPIPLQGPIDIIIYIDNMHVSKDKKDIIEAIIYCVWWSIWKYRNEEVFNNGKNRKEFLFDLIVTQSYMWYSCRCKKKRISWVE, encoded by the exons ATGAAGAAG ATAAATGGGTATTTTTCTAATCAAAGCATGAAAGAGTTTACTGTAAAAGGCATTCGTGATGCGATTGATGAGATTTTACTGACTAATATTTACGGAGTGACTAGATGGAGTAAGTTGGTACCTCGCAAGGTCAATGTTCTTGTATGGAGAATCCTCATAAATAGAATTTCCACCCGTATTAATTTGGTTAATAAAGGGGTGGATATTCCATCTTCTCTTTGTCCATTATGTGGAAACTCTATAGAAACTTGCAATCATATTTTTGGACAATGTGCAGTTGCTTCAAGATTATGGAGTTTAGTTACTAAATGGCTCCAAATTGCGCCTATTCCTTTGCAAGGGCCTATtgatatcatcatttatatCGATAACATGCATGTATCCAAGGATAAGAAAGATATTATTGAGGCTATAATATATTGTGTATGGTGGTCGATATGGAAATATAGAAACGAAGAGGTTTTCAACAACGGGAAGAATCGCAAGGAGTTCCTGTTTGATCTCATTGTTACCCAGTCTTATATGTGGTATTCGTGTAGATGCAAAAAGAAACGAATTTCTTGGGTTGAATGA